The following are from one region of the Paenibacillus sp. KS-LC4 genome:
- a CDS encoding M23 family metallopeptidase — MKKPSFTMIKQAGTSVKWAAAVGTLAVILTACGGGDTAATSNSGATNSPAAANQAEGAASSAPVASETATNAGEALVTPEQLPKALLAGDYTGIYERFSASFKGQVSEADFIKMAESFMSGVKSLENTSILNKGGAEQRTWVSDSGTKGIVGVFDMEGTIVGLQVKDLTPATETDSLLTKNSYSLPFRGEWLVIWGGNNVLVNYHYEYESQRYAYDFVQAKDGNSYEGDPLKNESYFAFGQEILAPADGTVVSVVNDIADNEPVGVMNEKAPAGNVVVIDHGGEYSYLAHMKKGSATVKAGDKVTKGDVIGLTGNSGNSSEAHLHFQLSDGDDLFTSKAIAVKWEGGIKPIQGETIGSAE, encoded by the coding sequence ATGAAGAAACCATCATTTACAATGATCAAGCAAGCAGGCACATCCGTAAAATGGGCGGCTGCTGTAGGCACGCTTGCCGTAATTTTAACGGCCTGCGGGGGCGGGGATACAGCGGCAACAAGCAATAGCGGGGCAACAAATTCCCCCGCAGCTGCTAATCAGGCAGAAGGTGCTGCCTCGAGTGCACCAGTTGCTTCAGAGACAGCAACGAATGCAGGTGAAGCGCTGGTTACGCCGGAGCAATTACCGAAGGCATTGCTTGCAGGCGACTATACGGGAATTTATGAACGCTTTAGCGCATCTTTCAAGGGGCAGGTTAGCGAGGCTGATTTTATAAAAATGGCCGAATCCTTCATGAGCGGCGTTAAGTCGCTCGAAAACACCTCTATTTTGAACAAAGGCGGCGCCGAGCAGCGCACATGGGTGAGCGATTCCGGGACGAAGGGAATCGTCGGCGTTTTTGATATGGAGGGCACGATTGTTGGGCTGCAAGTAAAGGACCTCACCCCTGCAACGGAAACAGACAGCCTGCTGACCAAAAACAGCTATAGCCTGCCCTTTCGCGGGGAATGGCTTGTCATTTGGGGAGGCAACAATGTGCTAGTCAATTATCACTATGAATATGAGAGTCAGCGCTACGCTTATGATTTTGTACAGGCGAAGGATGGTAATTCCTATGAAGGCGATCCATTGAAAAATGAAAGCTACTTCGCATTCGGTCAGGAAATTCTAGCCCCTGCGGACGGTACAGTCGTATCGGTTGTTAACGATATAGCCGATAACGAGCCCGTTGGCGTCATGAATGAAAAGGCGCCTGCCGGCAATGTGGTTGTCATTGATCATGGAGGCGAATACAGCTATCTCGCCCATATGAAAAAAGGCTCCGCTACTGTAAAGGCTGGCGACAAGGTCACTAAAGGCGATGTCATTGGCTTGACAGGCAATTCCGGCAACTCCAGCGAGGCCCATTTGCATTTTCAGCTGTCTGACGGGGATGACTTGTTCACCTCAAAGGCAATTGCCGTGAAATGGGAAGGCGGCATTAAGCCCATTCAAGGAGAAACGATTGGCAGCGCTGAATAA
- a CDS encoding GNAT family N-acetyltransferase → MIIKIALVSDAEAIAALKQAASRGQAGRFGMYRVETSNTSLAAIREQFQDHIFLKAVVEDDSIIGSIHLHVRGEVPYIGGLIVHPEYLDRGVGKELLLEAEALFRLGQQLEAPQLLDEEQDYRKTAFVYKRLIRFNG, encoded by the coding sequence ATGATAATCAAAATAGCGCTCGTATCCGATGCCGAAGCCATTGCTGCGTTGAAGCAAGCGGCGAGCAGAGGTCAGGCTGGGCGATTCGGAATGTATAGGGTGGAGACTTCAAATACGTCCTTAGCGGCTATAAGGGAGCAGTTTCAAGATCATATTTTTCTCAAAGCGGTTGTAGAGGACGATTCTATCATTGGCTCGATCCATTTGCATGTGCGGGGGGAGGTTCCATATATCGGCGGGCTGATCGTACATCCAGAATACTTGGACAGAGGCGTAGGGAAAGAGCTGCTGTTGGAGGCGGAAGCGCTGTTCAGGCTAGGCCAGCAGCTTGAGGCTCCGCAGCTTCTTGATGAGGAGCAGGACTATCGTAAAACAGCTTTCGTCTATAAACGCTTAATCCGGTTTAATGGATAA
- a CDS encoding response regulator transcription factor, giving the protein MENAAILLVDDEQALLELLQTVLRKEGYTNIDSVGTGEAAIAACTAKKYDLIVLDVMLPGRSGIEVCPFIRQTTDAPILFLSARTSDFDKLTGFAIGGDDYITKPFNPLEVVARIRVQLRRYLGASSSVNSGRAVELERERGHDSPVFDYGRFTLDEAAGELKVEGQAVACPALVFQLLLFLCKNPNRIFSKSELYEKVWGDDAFSDDNTVMVHIHRIRERIEPDPANPIFIVNVRGLGYKLVQGLVQENGTR; this is encoded by the coding sequence ATGGAAAATGCAGCGATTTTGCTTGTAGATGATGAACAAGCGCTGCTGGAATTATTGCAAACGGTACTGCGCAAGGAAGGCTATACGAATATTGATAGCGTGGGCACAGGTGAAGCGGCGATTGCTGCCTGTACGGCGAAAAAATATGATCTGATCGTTTTGGATGTGATGCTGCCGGGGCGCAGCGGAATCGAGGTATGTCCATTTATTCGGCAAACGACAGATGCGCCGATTTTATTTTTGAGCGCGCGCACTTCCGATTTCGACAAGCTGACCGGCTTTGCCATCGGAGGGGATGATTATATAACAAAGCCGTTCAATCCGCTTGAGGTGGTGGCGAGGATAAGGGTGCAGCTGCGGCGATATTTGGGCGCGTCAAGCTCAGTAAATAGCGGCAGAGCGGTGGAGCTGGAACGGGAGCGGGGACATGACAGCCCTGTTTTCGATTATGGGCGATTTACATTGGATGAAGCAGCGGGCGAGCTGAAGGTGGAAGGGCAAGCGGTTGCCTGCCCGGCGCTTGTATTTCAATTGCTGCTGTTTTTATGTAAAAACCCGAATCGGATTTTCAGCAAAAGCGAGCTGTACGAGAAGGTTTGGGGCGACGACGCCTTCAGCGACGATAATACCGTCATGGTTCATATTCACCGTATTCGGGAACGAATTGAGCCCGACCCTGCCAATCCGATATTTATCGTTAATGTGAGAGGACTTGGCTACAAGCTCGTTCAAGGGCTGGTGCAGGAGAATGGAACGCGATGA